A portion of the Flavobacterium limnophilum genome contains these proteins:
- a CDS encoding glycoside hydrolase family 28 protein has translation MKVKNIIIVLFFITGLNTAFANDGWLNILNEGGNNKGIKCTEAIQNAIEKASKNGGGTIFFPAGEYLTGALKLKSNITIHLDSGALLKFSENFDDYLPYVEMRYEGIVMQSFSPLFYAKDVENITIKGRGVIDGQGKAWWNEVYRIESAKGPIPETKYQKMWTEQNPEIVYEPYYKRTIDKHFFRPSFFQAYNCKNILIEGVTFKNSPFWTINPEFCDNVTVTGITINNPHSPNTDGINPSSCTNVHISNCHISVGDDCITIKSGRDADGRKYGKATENVTITNCTMLSGHGGVVIGSEMSGGIKKITISNCVFDGTDRGIRIKAARGRGGVVEDIRVDNIVMKNIKEEAIILDLFYDKDNPVEPVTERTPIFRNIHISNVTGGNVNKAGFVRGIVEMPIQNISFSNINMDGKEGFTVITATDVEFHDVKVNATIGSSFKISDAKNLILDNVGSSTPIKGVPVIKIDNASNIMINNNFPFNATDVFIEADGKDTKNIFLKNNVFNNVNTVVKKGKDLDKKAIVE, from the coding sequence ATGAAAGTCAAAAACATCATAATAGTACTCTTCTTCATAACCGGACTAAACACCGCTTTCGCAAACGACGGCTGGCTAAACATCCTGAACGAAGGTGGAAACAACAAAGGCATAAAATGCACCGAAGCCATTCAAAACGCTATCGAAAAAGCATCTAAAAACGGAGGCGGAACCATATTTTTCCCAGCGGGGGAATATCTAACAGGAGCTTTAAAATTAAAAAGCAATATCACAATTCACTTAGATTCCGGAGCACTTTTGAAATTTTCAGAGAATTTCGATGATTACCTTCCTTACGTAGAAATGCGTTACGAAGGAATCGTGATGCAGTCATTCTCGCCATTATTTTATGCCAAAGACGTCGAAAACATCACCATCAAAGGAAGAGGCGTAATCGACGGACAAGGAAAAGCGTGGTGGAATGAAGTGTACCGAATTGAAAGTGCAAAAGGCCCGATTCCGGAAACCAAATACCAAAAAATGTGGACCGAACAAAACCCAGAAATTGTTTACGAGCCTTATTACAAAAGAACAATTGACAAACACTTTTTCAGACCTTCTTTTTTTCAGGCCTACAATTGCAAAAATATTTTAATCGAAGGTGTTACGTTCAAAAACTCTCCTTTCTGGACGATAAATCCAGAATTTTGCGACAATGTAACCGTAACTGGAATTACAATTAACAATCCGCATTCGCCAAACACAGACGGAATCAATCCTTCGTCTTGTACAAACGTTCACATTTCGAACTGCCACATCAGCGTGGGCGACGATTGTATCACCATCAAATCGGGCAGGGATGCAGACGGTCGTAAATACGGAAAAGCAACCGAAAACGTAACCATCACCAACTGCACAATGTTAAGCGGTCACGGAGGTGTCGTTATCGGAAGCGAAATGTCGGGCGGAATAAAAAAAATCACGATATCCAACTGCGTTTTCGACGGAACCGACAGAGGAATCCGTATCAAAGCCGCTCGTGGAAGAGGTGGTGTTGTCGAAGACATTCGGGTGGACAATATCGTAATGAAAAACATCAAGGAAGAAGCCATTATTTTGGATCTTTTCTACGACAAAGACAATCCCGTAGAGCCTGTTACCGAGCGCACGCCGATTTTCAGAAACATTCACATCAGCAACGTTACGGGCGGAAACGTCAACAAAGCCGGATTCGTTCGTGGCATTGTTGAAATGCCAATTCAAAACATATCTTTCTCCAACATCAATATGGATGGCAAAGAAGGTTTTACGGTAATTACCGCAACAGACGTTGAATTTCACGATGTAAAAGTGAATGCAACAATTGGTTCTTCTTTCAAAATTTCGGATGCCAAGAATCTAATTTTGGATAATGTTGGTTCTTCAACACCGATAAAAGGAGTTCCGGTTATCAAAATCGATAATGCGTCAAATATTATGATCAACAACAATTTTCCATTCAATGCCACCGATGTTTTCATCGAAGCTGATGGAAAAGACACCAAAAATATTTTCCTAAAAAACAATGTTTTTAACAATGTAAATACCGTTGTGAAAAAAGGAAAAGACTTGGATAAAAAAGCAATCGTTGAATAA
- a CDS encoding glycoside hydrolase family 43 protein, with amino-acid sequence MKKIFIILTLSLFAVSYSQKKKDIYLFTSFREPATEGLYLAYSEDGYNWKGLEGSFLKPEIGASKIMRDPSIAKGTDGTYHMVWTTDWKGGNGFGYASSKDLIHWSKQEYIPVMKHEPEVVNVWAPEIFYDDVKKEYIIIWASTIPFRFEKGVEDEKNNHRMYYVTTKDFKTFSDTKLYYDPGFSVIDCVIVKKGKKDYVLVLKDNTRPMRNIEVAFGKSPLGPFEKRSKPLTEYLSEGPTVVKVGKNWLLYYDNYGFKNYKALSTSDFVHFEDVSSKISLPEGHKHGTITTISSAVLKGLMEKK; translated from the coding sequence ATGAAAAAAATATTCATCATACTAACGCTTTCACTTTTCGCGGTAAGCTATTCCCAGAAAAAGAAAGATATTTATCTTTTCACTTCTTTCAGGGAACCAGCGACTGAGGGATTGTACTTGGCGTACAGCGAAGACGGTTACAACTGGAAAGGTTTGGAAGGTTCATTCCTAAAACCAGAAATCGGAGCTAGCAAAATAATGCGTGATCCATCCATCGCTAAAGGTACTGACGGTACCTATCATATGGTTTGGACAACCGATTGGAAAGGTGGAAATGGTTTTGGATATGCCAGTTCCAAAGATTTAATTCATTGGTCAAAACAGGAATACATTCCCGTAATGAAACACGAACCCGAAGTCGTAAATGTCTGGGCACCCGAAATTTTTTACGACGATGTCAAAAAAGAATACATTATTATCTGGGCATCCACAATCCCATTCCGATTTGAAAAGGGAGTAGAAGACGAGAAAAACAACCACCGTATGTATTACGTAACCACCAAAGATTTCAAAACCTTTTCAGATACCAAATTATATTACGACCCCGGTTTTAGCGTCATCGATTGTGTGATTGTCAAAAAAGGGAAAAAAGATTACGTTCTGGTTCTAAAAGACAACACCAGACCAATGCGAAACATAGAAGTAGCTTTCGGAAAATCGCCTTTAGGGCCATTCGAAAAAAGATCAAAACCCTTGACAGAATATTTATCAGAAGGACCAACAGTCGTAAAAGTCGGTAAAAACTGGTTGCTGTATTATGACAATTACGGATTCAAAAATTACAAAGCCTTAAGCACTTCAGATTTTGTGCATTTCGAAGATGTTTCATCTAAAATAAGTCTTCCTGAAGGGCACAAACACGGAACAATTACCACAATTTCGTCAGCAGTTCTAAAAGGATTAATGGAGAAAAAATAA
- a CDS encoding six-hairpin glycosidase: protein MIAFQNIKTNIVTSLTVLLSSVAVNSAQAQQDTIRYVGKTLSNVDYHHGQLSPAVGVHATQIMRASREHPEKADGFGWTYNHQSMMAYWNNTFYLHYLSDPSGEHIPPSQTFIMTSKDGVNWTKPAVLFPIYHVPDGFKKEGVEGVAKNLDAIMHQRMGFYVTSDKRLLALGYYGVAMDKKDDPNDGKGIGRVVREIYKDGSFGPIYFIRYNKNGNPLPTTFPFYTKSKDKKFIKACDELLSKPLLMQQWVEEADRDDVLIPLKKQYKAFNYYHLPNGNVVGLWKFALTSLSKDEGKTWEYTPLRAPGFVNSNAKIWGQKTSDNRYATVYNPSEYRWPLAISTSDDGLNYKDLLLVHGEVSPMRYGGNYKSAGPQYVRGILEGNGTPPDGKLWVSYSVNKEDIWVASIPVPVTSEVKENANDVFNDLANGEELKLWNTYDLSWASAKVEKKTDGKKWLTLRDQDFFDYSRAERVIPFAQKMEATFTVKPEQNNHGLLQVEFQNKQGLPAIRIVFDSDGEMKVKHGARHGGIGKYEAGKDYTITVKLDVTSRSYTVKVNEGKETNKIFYAPVDGISRIMFRTGDQRYTPNADTEPDTPDFTDLPHTGKLIPEAVFNIKSLVTKKM from the coding sequence ATGATTGCATTTCAAAACATAAAAACCAATATCGTAACATCACTAACTGTTTTGTTGAGCAGTGTCGCAGTCAATTCGGCGCAAGCCCAACAAGATACCATTCGATATGTAGGCAAAACACTTTCCAATGTGGATTACCACCACGGGCAATTGAGTCCAGCGGTTGGAGTTCACGCAACACAAATTATGCGTGCCAGCCGTGAACATCCTGAAAAAGCCGATGGTTTTGGCTGGACCTACAATCACCAGTCGATGATGGCGTATTGGAACAATACTTTTTATTTGCATTATTTAAGCGACCCGTCCGGAGAACACATTCCGCCGAGCCAGACTTTTATTATGACTTCCAAAGATGGGGTAAACTGGACAAAACCAGCCGTGCTTTTTCCAATCTACCACGTTCCCGACGGTTTCAAAAAAGAAGGCGTGGAAGGTGTTGCCAAAAATCTGGATGCCATTATGCACCAGCGTATGGGCTTTTATGTTACTTCCGATAAAAGATTGCTTGCTCTGGGTTATTACGGAGTGGCGATGGATAAAAAAGATGATCCCAACGATGGAAAAGGAATCGGTCGTGTGGTTAGAGAAATTTATAAAGACGGAAGTTTTGGACCAATTTATTTTATTCGATACAATAAAAACGGAAATCCATTGCCAACAACATTTCCATTTTATACAAAAAGCAAAGACAAAAAATTCATAAAAGCTTGTGATGAGCTACTTTCCAAACCATTGTTAATGCAACAATGGGTCGAAGAAGCCGATAGAGATGATGTTTTGATTCCATTAAAAAAACAATACAAAGCCTTCAATTATTACCATTTACCAAACGGGAATGTGGTGGGTTTATGGAAATTTGCTTTAACATCTTTAAGTAAAGACGAAGGCAAAACCTGGGAATACACACCGTTGAGAGCGCCTGGATTTGTAAACAGCAACGCCAAAATCTGGGGGCAAAAAACCTCGGATAACCGTTATGCAACCGTTTATAATCCATCAGAATACCGTTGGCCATTGGCAATATCCACCAGCGATGACGGATTGAATTACAAAGATTTATTATTGGTTCACGGCGAAGTAAGTCCGATGCGTTACGGAGGAAACTACAAATCTGCAGGACCGCAATACGTCCGCGGAATCCTCGAAGGCAACGGAACTCCTCCCGACGGAAAACTGTGGGTAAGTTACAGCGTCAACAAAGAAGACATTTGGGTGGCTTCAATCCCCGTTCCCGTAACAAGTGAAGTAAAAGAAAATGCCAATGATGTTTTCAATGATTTAGCAAACGGCGAAGAATTAAAACTATGGAACACCTACGATTTGTCTTGGGCTTCCGCCAAAGTGGAAAAGAAAACCGATGGCAAAAAATGGCTGACCTTAAGAGATCAGGACTTTTTTGATTATTCCCGAGCCGAACGTGTAATTCCTTTTGCCCAAAAAATGGAAGCAACTTTTACAGTAAAACCGGAACAAAACAATCACGGATTACTGCAGGTGGAATTCCAAAACAAACAAGGATTGCCTGCAATTCGCATCGTTTTCGATTCGGATGGAGAAATGAAAGTAAAGCACGGAGCCCGTCACGGCGGAATTGGAAAATACGAAGCTGGAAAAGATTACACAATTACCGTCAAACTGGATGTGACTTCCCGTTCCTACACCGTAAAAGTGAATGAAGGCAAAGAAACCAACAAGATATTCTATGCGCCGGTTGATGGAATTTCACGCATTATGTTCCGTACAGGCGATCAGCGTTACACACCAAATGCCGACACAGAACCAGATACACCGGATTTTACTGATTTACCGCATACAGGAAAATTAATCCCGGAAGCGGTTTTTAATATTAAATCATTGGTTACGAAAAAAATGTAA
- a CDS encoding glycoside hydrolase family 78 protein, translating to MKFFKNILSLFLLLVTFISNGQISAVHLRCEMTENPLAVNTTQPRLSWQLVSKQQNVTQKAYQILVASSEEKLKKNEGDIWNTGKVISNKNLQITYNGTPLKNESKYFWKVKVWNQKDKSSNWSQTTSFRIAPSVPALNPIWIGAVTKADSHLPEGRNYHTATFNRLKKDALINASDSLSRRSIMLRKPISVNKEIKEAVVYISGLGHYELTINGKKIGNSEFAPLWTDYDKTVNFNTYELSVKELKKGENVIGVLLGNGMYNTLAERYSKFYVSFGPPTLFFKMKVIYKDGSEDIIKSDESWKYSKSPITYNSIFGGEDYNANLEQKGWNKTGFNDNNWRKVIVQEAPKGVLRPQITTPITIQKQYEVATAKELKPNFYVFNMGQNLSGFTTIKVKGKKGQTVRVWVGESLNEDGTVGQGKTGKPYYYDYTLKGEGVEEWQPKFSYYGFQYVQIENINYKETKNENLPTLVDLKSNFIYNSAGEAGTFESSNDIFNKTHLLINNAIKSNFQSVLTDCPHREKLGWIEEIHLNGPGLLFNYNLESFIPATMQNISDSQRDNGLIPTIVPEYVVFGGDFTDSPEWGVTGVILPWMYYEYYGDASLIEKYYLVMKRYVDYLGTKATNHIVSHGLGDWYDYGTHPAGYSKNSPIALSATSHYFYGASLVAKAAKLLNKTEDITKYETLTSDIKNAFNKEFFNPETKQYGTSSQFSNAVPVFMNIVEPQYKQAVMQNLLADIKAKGDRLTTGDVGNRYLFQALARNGENETMYKMNNHYDAPGYGFQIKFGLTTLTEQWDPRKGNSWNHFMMGQIEEWFYQSLAGIVPDEKNPGFKHFFIQPEIVGDMTFVKATYQSIYGNIASAWEKKDGKLILKIEIPANTSATVKLPVSKNTEIAVNGKSLEKLKLDLGYDAHQKKSTLKLGSGIYTIECE from the coding sequence GTGAAGTTTTTCAAAAACATATTATCCCTCTTTTTACTATTAGTAACTTTCATCTCGAATGGACAAATTTCTGCCGTTCATTTAAGATGTGAAATGACAGAAAATCCATTGGCAGTAAACACAACTCAACCAAGATTAAGCTGGCAATTGGTCTCAAAACAACAGAATGTTACACAAAAAGCTTATCAGATTTTAGTTGCTTCATCAGAAGAAAAATTAAAGAAAAATGAAGGAGATATCTGGAATACTGGAAAAGTAATTTCCAATAAAAATCTTCAAATTACTTATAACGGAACTCCATTAAAAAACGAGTCCAAATATTTCTGGAAAGTAAAAGTCTGGAATCAAAAAGACAAATCTTCCAATTGGAGCCAAACAACTTCTTTCAGGATCGCACCTTCAGTACCAGCATTAAATCCAATCTGGATTGGCGCGGTTACCAAAGCCGACAGTCATTTACCGGAAGGCAGAAATTACCATACCGCTACTTTCAACAGACTGAAAAAAGACGCTTTAATCAATGCTTCCGATTCCTTGTCACGCAGAAGTATTATGCTTCGCAAACCTATTTCGGTTAACAAAGAAATCAAAGAAGCCGTAGTGTATATTTCCGGTTTGGGACATTACGAATTAACAATTAACGGCAAGAAAATTGGCAACAGCGAGTTTGCCCCCTTATGGACAGATTACGACAAAACGGTTAATTTTAATACCTATGAATTATCTGTAAAAGAACTAAAAAAAGGCGAAAACGTAATTGGCGTTTTATTAGGAAACGGAATGTATAACACACTTGCCGAACGCTATTCAAAATTCTACGTAAGTTTTGGCCCGCCGACTTTATTTTTCAAAATGAAGGTGATTTATAAAGACGGTTCCGAAGACATCATAAAATCAGATGAAAGCTGGAAATACAGCAAAAGCCCAATTACCTACAACAGTATTTTTGGAGGAGAAGATTACAACGCCAATTTAGAGCAAAAAGGCTGGAACAAAACCGGATTCAATGATAACAATTGGAGAAAAGTAATCGTTCAGGAAGCACCAAAAGGTGTTTTGAGACCACAGATTACAACACCAATTACAATCCAAAAACAATACGAAGTTGCTACAGCAAAAGAACTGAAACCTAATTTCTATGTTTTCAATATGGGCCAAAATCTTTCGGGATTCACAACCATAAAAGTCAAAGGAAAAAAAGGACAAACTGTTCGGGTTTGGGTAGGCGAAAGCCTGAATGAAGACGGAACTGTCGGGCAGGGAAAAACGGGAAAACCATACTATTACGACTATACTTTGAAAGGCGAAGGCGTTGAAGAATGGCAACCGAAATTCAGTTATTACGGTTTTCAATATGTGCAGATTGAGAACATCAATTACAAAGAAACCAAGAACGAAAATCTGCCGACATTAGTAGATTTAAAATCGAATTTCATTTACAATTCCGCAGGAGAAGCAGGAACTTTTGAATCGTCCAATGATATTTTCAACAAAACACACTTGTTGATTAACAACGCTATAAAAAGTAATTTTCAAAGCGTTTTGACTGATTGTCCGCACCGTGAAAAATTGGGTTGGATAGAGGAAATTCATTTGAACGGTCCAGGTTTGCTATTCAATTATAATCTGGAAAGTTTTATTCCTGCTACGATGCAAAACATCTCCGATTCGCAACGAGATAACGGTCTGATTCCAACCATCGTTCCAGAATATGTAGTCTTCGGAGGCGATTTCACCGATTCACCTGAATGGGGTGTGACAGGCGTAATTCTGCCGTGGATGTATTATGAATACTACGGCGATGCTTCGTTAATCGAAAAATATTATCTCGTAATGAAAAGATATGTGGATTATTTAGGAACCAAAGCCACCAATCATATCGTCTCACACGGTTTGGGCGATTGGTACGATTACGGAACACATCCAGCGGGTTATTCAAAAAACAGTCCGATTGCACTTTCTGCAACTTCACATTATTTTTATGGAGCGAGTTTAGTTGCAAAAGCGGCAAAACTATTGAATAAAACGGAAGATATTACGAAATATGAAACTTTGACTTCGGATATTAAAAACGCTTTCAACAAGGAATTTTTCAATCCAGAAACCAAACAATACGGAACCAGCAGTCAGTTCAGCAATGCCGTTCCCGTTTTTATGAATATCGTAGAACCGCAATACAAACAGGCTGTGATGCAGAATTTATTGGCTGACATAAAAGCAAAAGGCGACCGATTGACCACTGGCGATGTTGGAAACCGCTATTTGTTTCAGGCTTTGGCACGAAACGGCGAAAATGAAACGATGTACAAAATGAACAACCATTACGATGCGCCGGGTTATGGTTTTCAGATTAAATTTGGCCTGACAACCTTGACCGAACAATGGGATCCGCGTAAAGGAAATTCGTGGAATCACTTTATGATGGGACAAATCGAAGAATGGTTCTATCAAAGTTTAGCCGGAATTGTGCCTGATGAAAAAAATCCGGGATTCAAACATTTCTTCATTCAGCCGGAAATTGTGGGCGATATGACTTTTGTAAAAGCAACTTATCAATCGATTTATGGAAATATTGCCTCGGCCTGGGAGAAAAAAGACGGAAAGTTAATCCTGAAAATTGAAATTCCAGCCAATACATCAGCGACAGTAAAATTGCCAGTTTCGAAAAATACAGAAATAGCAGTAAATGGTAAATCCTTGGAGAAACTAAAATTAGATTTAGGTTATGATGCGCATCAAAAGAAATCCACTTTGAAATTAGGTTCTGGAATTTATACAATTGAATGTGAATAA
- a CDS encoding acetylxylan esterase, whose amino-acid sequence MKNLKNITFTLLVSIFTLTLANAQCTSDTNFRKPVTETIKKMETIFHITVIDDRGLLKGKELDYADWRIEQGNLEVSLANVLVPFGLTYFKQPDGKYQIRKYENHKVSVDKGKERLDYLTTLYSNVSDWEKRKNEIKACMISSFGLDKAPPTPKSKPILTQKRIYKDYSVENIALEILPGVYTTGSIYKPYPLNKKSAIILTPDGHFGDGRYRKDEQYRCAIMAKMGAIVVSYDLFAWGESLLQFPEETHRNSIASTVQVLSGIRLLDYLVTIKNADVSRVGVTGGSGGGSHTMFLAALDDRIKVSAPVVMVSSHFSGGCPCESGRGIHLCGNGTNNAEISAMMAPKPQLIVSDGKDWTLAVPELEFPFIQRTYGFYGKKELLENAHFPQEGHDFGVSKRMALYPFMAKYLGLDLSKVKNEKGEIDESTCVIEPYDKLYVFGNKAENLPKNALKDINKLYEMFGEKNNKVYEVKK is encoded by the coding sequence ATGAAAAATTTAAAAAACATAACTTTTACTTTACTAGTTTCAATCTTTACATTGACGCTTGCAAACGCACAATGTACATCTGATACTAATTTCAGAAAGCCAGTTACGGAAACCATCAAAAAGATGGAGACAATTTTTCATATCACGGTTATTGACGACCGAGGTTTATTGAAAGGTAAAGAACTCGATTACGCCGATTGGCGAATCGAACAAGGCAATCTGGAAGTTTCTCTGGCGAATGTTTTGGTGCCTTTTGGACTGACGTATTTCAAACAGCCGGACGGGAAATACCAAATTCGAAAATATGAAAACCACAAAGTTTCAGTCGATAAAGGAAAAGAGCGTTTGGATTATTTGACCACTTTATATTCCAATGTTTCCGACTGGGAAAAACGAAAAAACGAAATCAAAGCCTGTATGATCAGCTCATTTGGTTTGGATAAAGCACCGCCAACGCCCAAATCAAAACCCATTTTAACCCAAAAACGAATCTACAAAGATTACAGCGTCGAAAATATCGCATTGGAAATTCTGCCGGGCGTTTACACAACCGGATCGATTTACAAACCCTATCCATTAAACAAAAAATCGGCAATTATCTTAACGCCCGACGGACATTTTGGCGATGGAAGATATAGAAAAGACGAGCAATACCGTTGCGCCATAATGGCCAAAATGGGCGCAATCGTAGTGAGTTACGACCTGTTTGCCTGGGGCGAATCCCTATTGCAATTCCCCGAAGAAACGCACCGAAACAGCATCGCCTCAACCGTTCAGGTCTTGAGCGGAATCCGTTTATTGGATTATTTGGTAACGATTAAAAATGCCGATGTTTCGCGAGTTGGCGTTACTGGAGGTTCTGGAGGCGGTTCGCACACAATGTTTTTGGCCGCTTTAGATGATAGAATTAAGGTTTCTGCTCCGGTTGTGATGGTTTCTTCCCATTTTTCTGGAGGCTGTCCTTGCGAAAGCGGTCGTGGCATTCACCTTTGCGGAAACGGAACCAATAATGCCGAAATTTCGGCAATGATGGCGCCAAAACCACAGTTGATTGTGTCTGACGGAAAAGACTGGACGCTAGCCGTTCCCGAATTGGAATTCCCTTTTATCCAAAGAACTTATGGTTTTTACGGTAAAAAAGAGTTGTTAGAAAATGCCCATTTTCCTCAAGAAGGACACGATTTTGGTGTTTCAAAACGTATGGCGCTTTACCCGTTTATGGCGAAATATTTAGGTTTGGATCTGAGCAAAGTGAAGAACGAAAAAGGCGAAATCGATGAATCGACTTGTGTGATTGAGCCTTACGACAAATTATATGTTTTTGGCAATAAAGCCGAAAATTTGCCAAAAAACGCACTAAAGGACATCAACAAATTATATGAAATGTTCGGAGAAAAAAATAATAAAGTATATGAAGTCAAGAAGTAA
- a CDS encoding glycoside hydrolase family 95 protein → MSLRNKITAICFGIVSFATTAQTKSELKLWYDKPATIWNEALPLGNGRLGAMVFGDPAVERLQLNEETIWAGSPNSNAHTKSIEALPKVRQLVFEGKFDEAQALATQDIMSQTNDGMPYQTFGSAYISFPGHQKYTNYYRDLDIENATAKVKYTVNGVEFTREILTSFSDQVIVVKLSASQPGQITANVFMNSPIDKTVPSTEGNQIILSGVGTNFENVKGKVKFQGRIEAKNKGGEVSASNGILSINKADEVTLYISIATNFKNYQDITEDEITKSKSYLDKALPKSFDDIKKAHVAYYQKFFNRVSLDLGSNNLIKKPTNERIRDFKNQFDPQLASLYFQFGRYLLISSSQPGGQPANLQGIWNDMVTPPWDSKYTTNINAEMNYWPAEVTNLTEMHEPFIQMAKELSVTGAVTAKTMYNANGWVLHHNTDIWRVTAPVDSAASGMWPTGGAWVSQDLWERYLYTGDINYLKEIYPVIKGAADFFLDFMITDPNTGYLVVVPSSSPENTHAGGTGKATIASGTTMDNQLVFDLFTNVIKASKLVSPDENYTKKLSDALVKMPPMKVGKHSQLQEWQEDWDNPKDNHRHVSHLYGLFPSNQISPIKTPELFGAAKQSLIYRTDESTGWSMGWKVNLWARLLDGNHAYKLIQDQLHLVTADQRKGGGTYPNMLDAHQPFQIDGNFGCTAGIAEMLMQSQEDAIHLLPALPTVWKDGSIKGLVTRGGFVIDMTWKNNKVSNLKVYSKLGGNCRLKLENTLKADKGITFKKAKGKNPNPLFYDVEVKKPIISKEAKLPKVQLPKYNEYDVEMKAGQTYSFSAN, encoded by the coding sequence ATGAGTTTAAGAAATAAAATAACAGCAATCTGTTTCGGAATTGTTTCCTTCGCCACAACAGCGCAAACCAAAAGCGAATTGAAACTTTGGTACGACAAACCCGCAACCATCTGGAATGAAGCTTTGCCTTTGGGTAACGGCCGTTTGGGTGCAATGGTTTTTGGAGATCCCGCTGTCGAGCGTTTGCAATTGAACGAAGAAACCATTTGGGCAGGTTCACCAAATAGCAATGCACACACCAAATCAATCGAGGCTCTACCAAAAGTAAGACAATTGGTTTTCGAAGGGAAATTTGATGAAGCACAGGCTTTGGCAACGCAGGATATTATGTCGCAAACCAACGACGGAATGCCGTACCAAACTTTTGGAAGCGCTTACATTTCGTTTCCGGGACATCAAAAATATACCAATTATTACCGCGATTTAGATATCGAAAATGCTACTGCAAAAGTAAAATACACGGTAAACGGAGTAGAATTTACCAGAGAGATACTGACTTCGTTTTCAGATCAGGTGATTGTGGTAAAATTGTCCGCAAGTCAGCCGGGACAGATTACGGCGAATGTTTTTATGAATAGCCCGATAGACAAAACCGTTCCGTCAACAGAAGGGAACCAAATTATCCTTTCTGGAGTTGGGACTAATTTCGAAAACGTAAAAGGAAAAGTAAAATTTCAGGGACGAATCGAAGCCAAAAATAAAGGCGGAGAAGTTTCGGCGAGCAACGGAATCCTGAGCATCAACAAAGCCGATGAAGTGACGCTTTACATTTCGATAGCTACCAATTTCAAAAACTATCAGGATATTACAGAAGATGAAATAACAAAAAGTAAATCGTATTTAGACAAAGCTTTACCAAAAAGTTTTGACGATATCAAAAAAGCGCATGTTGCCTATTATCAAAAATTCTTCAACAGAGTTTCTTTGGATTTAGGTTCGAACAATCTCATCAAGAAACCAACGAACGAAAGAATCCGTGATTTCAAAAATCAATTCGATCCGCAATTGGCGAGTTTATATTTTCAGTTTGGACGTTATTTATTAATTTCGAGTTCACAACCTGGTGGTCAGCCAGCCAATTTACAAGGAATTTGGAACGATATGGTGACTCCGCCTTGGGATTCTAAATACACCACAAACATCAATGCCGAGATGAATTATTGGCCAGCAGAAGTAACCAATCTTACCGAAATGCACGAGCCTTTTATCCAGATGGCAAAAGAATTGAGCGTTACGGGAGCTGTAACTGCAAAGACAATGTACAATGCAAACGGCTGGGTCTTGCATCACAACACCGATATTTGGCGCGTAACTGCTCCGGTAGATTCGGCTGCGTCAGGAATGTGGCCAACAGGTGGTGCCTGGGTTTCGCAGGATTTGTGGGAACGTTATTTGTACACCGGCGATATCAATTATTTAAAAGAAATTTATCCTGTAATTAAAGGTGCCGCAGATTTCTTTTTGGATTTTATGATTACCGATCCAAACACAGGTTATTTGGTGGTGGTTCCATCCAGTTCTCCTGAAAATACACACGCTGGCGGAACCGGAAAAGCGACTATTGCTTCGGGAACTACGATGGACAATCAGTTGGTTTTTGATTTGTTTACCAATGTAATCAAAGCTTCGAAATTGGTGTCTCCAGATGAGAATTATACTAAAAAATTAAGCGATGCTTTGGTAAAAATGCCTCCGATGAAAGTGGGAAAACACAGTCAGTTGCAGGAATGGCAAGAAGATTGGGACAACCCGAAAGACAATCACCGTCACGTTTCGCATTTGTATGGTTTGTTTCCAAGTAACCAAATTTCACCAATCAAAACACCAGAATTATTTGGAGCTGCCAAACAATCGTTGATTTACAGAACAGACGAATCGACAGGATGGTCAATGGGTTGGAAAGTGAATTTATGGGCAAGATTGTTGGACGGAAATCACGCTTACAAATTGATTCAGGATCAATTGCATTTGGTAACTGCTGACCAAAGAAAAGGCGGTGGAACGTATCCAAATATGCTCGATGCACACCAGCCATTTCAGATTGACGGTAACTTTGGCTGTACTGCCGGAATCGCCGAAATGCTGATGCAGAGTCAGGAAGATGCGATTCATTTATTGCCTGCTTTGCCAACGGTTTGGAAAGACGGAAGCATCAAAGGTTTGGTAACCCGAGGCGGATTTGTAATTGATATGACCTGGAAAAACAATAAAGTTTCGAATTTGAAAGTGTACTCAAAATTAGGAGGAAACTGCCGATTGAAATTGGAAAATACTTTGAAAGCTGATAAAGGAATTACGTTTAAAAAAGCAAAAGGTAAAAACCCGAATCCGTTGTTTTATGATGTGGAAGTGAAGAAACCAATCATTTCCAAAGAAGCAAAATTGCCTAAAGTACAATTACCAAAGTATAATGAATATGATGTGGAGATGAAAGCGGGACAGACGTATAGTTTTTCTGCGAATTAA